The Pseudarthrobacter sulfonivorans genome includes a window with the following:
- a CDS encoding acetyl-CoA C-acetyltransferase encodes MTEAVIVSIARSPIGRAMKGSLVDMRPDDLAAQMVRAALDKVPALDPTDINDLLLGCGLPGGEQGYNMGRNVAVQLGYDFMPGTTITRYCSSSLQTTRMALHAIKAGEGDVFISAGVETVSRFVKGNSDSLPDTHNPLYADAQTRTEKLAQGGQTWEDPRKVGLVADTYIAMGQTAENVAQMTGISREEQDRWAVRSQNRAEKAIINGFYEREITPVTLPDGTVVSTDDGPRAGTTYEAVSQLKPIFRPDGTVTAGNACPLNDGAAALVIMSDTKAKELGLTPIARIVSTGVSGLSPEIMGLGPIEASKRALAIAGMGIGDIDLFEINEAFAVQVLGSARELGIDEDKLNVSGGGIALGHPFGMTGARITATLLNNLQTYDKQFGLETMCVGGGQGMAMVLERLS; translated from the coding sequence ATGACTGAAGCAGTTATCGTTTCCATTGCCCGTTCGCCGATCGGTCGCGCCATGAAGGGGTCGTTAGTGGACATGCGCCCCGACGACCTCGCAGCACAAATGGTCAGGGCGGCACTGGACAAGGTGCCCGCGCTCGACCCCACCGACATCAACGATCTCCTCCTCGGCTGCGGACTTCCAGGCGGTGAGCAGGGCTACAACATGGGCCGCAACGTCGCGGTCCAGCTGGGCTACGACTTCATGCCCGGCACCACCATCACCCGGTACTGTTCATCGTCGCTGCAGACAACCCGGATGGCACTGCACGCCATCAAGGCCGGGGAGGGAGATGTTTTCATATCCGCGGGCGTCGAGACCGTCTCGCGGTTCGTCAAAGGCAACTCCGATTCTCTGCCCGACACCCACAACCCGCTTTACGCCGACGCGCAGACGCGCACCGAGAAGCTCGCGCAGGGCGGTCAGACCTGGGAAGACCCGCGGAAGGTGGGCCTTGTTGCCGACACGTACATCGCAATGGGGCAGACGGCTGAGAACGTGGCACAGATGACTGGGATCTCGCGTGAAGAGCAGGACCGCTGGGCGGTGCGCAGCCAGAACCGCGCCGAAAAGGCCATAATCAACGGCTTCTACGAGCGGGAGATCACGCCGGTGACGCTGCCCGACGGCACCGTCGTGTCCACGGACGACGGCCCACGCGCCGGCACCACCTACGAGGCTGTCAGCCAGCTGAAGCCGATTTTTCGCCCCGACGGTACCGTCACTGCCGGTAACGCGTGCCCGCTCAACGACGGCGCCGCGGCGCTGGTGATCATGTCCGACACCAAGGCCAAGGAGCTGGGTCTGACCCCAATCGCGCGGATCGTCTCCACCGGCGTCTCGGGACTCTCGCCGGAGATCATGGGCCTCGGCCCGATCGAGGCGTCCAAGCGGGCCCTCGCCATCGCCGGAATGGGTATCGGTGACATCGATCTGTTCGAGATCAACGAGGCCTTCGCGGTCCAGGTGCTCGGCTCCGCACGTGAGTTGGGAATCGACGAGGACAAGCTGAACGTCTCCGGCGGCGGCATCGCCCTCGGCCACCCGTTCGGCATGACCGGCGCCCGCATCACCGCGACCCTGCTGAACAACCTGCAGACCTACGACAAGCAGTTCGGCCTCGAAACCATGTGCGTCGGTGGCGGACAGGGCATGGCCATGGTCCTCGAACGACTGTCCTGA
- a CDS encoding SDR family NAD(P)-dependent oxidoreductase: protein MVTNNLTGLTHDSRATGASRSDPGSLFDLRDRVIVVTGASSGIGSMLAEGLAREGAFVAIAARRTDKLERLASTYGDRMLPISADVSIDEDRSRIIEETVARFGRIDGLVNNAGIEHAGPALKESRETFERLLEVNLTAPVELAKKCVHHMKASGGGSIVNITSVAAVRTLGNYVPQAAYVASKGGLATVSRELAVQWGRYGIRVNALAPGFFKTEMTADLGQADGNPPQWLGDRLPIRRSGRASDILGTVQYLLSDASSYVTGQHIPVDGGYTLT, encoded by the coding sequence ATGGTGACAAACAATTTAACAGGTCTCACGCACGACAGTCGTGCTACCGGCGCTTCCCGGAGTGATCCGGGTTCGCTATTCGACCTTCGGGACCGAGTCATAGTCGTCACCGGAGCCAGCTCCGGGATCGGGTCGATGCTGGCCGAGGGTCTGGCCAGGGAAGGTGCCTTCGTGGCCATCGCGGCACGACGGACTGACAAACTCGAGCGGCTGGCCAGTACCTATGGTGACAGAATGCTGCCGATCTCAGCCGACGTGAGTATCGACGAGGACCGCAGCAGAATCATCGAGGAGACCGTGGCCAGGTTCGGACGCATCGACGGTCTGGTCAACAACGCGGGTATCGAACACGCAGGGCCGGCACTCAAGGAATCGCGAGAGACATTCGAACGTCTCCTCGAGGTCAATTTGACCGCGCCAGTGGAACTTGCAAAAAAATGCGTGCACCACATGAAGGCATCCGGGGGTGGCTCGATCGTGAACATCACTTCGGTAGCAGCAGTCCGGACCCTGGGAAATTACGTACCTCAGGCTGCATACGTCGCTTCAAAGGGCGGTCTGGCCACGGTCTCCCGGGAACTGGCGGTTCAGTGGGGCCGATACGGGATACGCGTGAATGCCCTCGCCCCGGGATTCTTTAAGACTGAAATGACCGCTGACCTTGGCCAAGCGGACGGCAACCCACCGCAATGGCTCGGCGACCGCCTGCCTATCCGGCGGTCTGGCCGGGCATCCGACATCCTAGGCACCGTCCAATATCTACTCTCTGATGCATCGAGTTACGTTACCGGACAGCACATCCCGGTTGACGGCGGATACACACTCACCTGA
- a CDS encoding SMP-30/gluconolactonase/LRE family protein codes for MTESRLNPVLGGWSFLEGIRWHDGRLWVSDFYTRTVICSNASGTQLETTLIPDQPSGLGWLPDGRLLVAGQLERKIFRVEPTGKVVVHADLSDLVSGHLNDMFVDQSGRAYVGEFGFDLHRGETPRPGNLIRVDTDGQATVAASDLWFPNGIVAADSGNTLIVAESMANRLTAFAVGEDGSLNGRSTWASYGPPPPTGDVATLLATTDVAPDGIAVDAEGAVWAADPSHNRVVRISRGGQITDEISTGDLGPYSCVLGGADGRTLYICASPSFLEHECRDTRNAVVLATEVEVAGW; via the coding sequence ATGACCGAGTCAAGATTGAACCCCGTCTTAGGGGGCTGGTCCTTCCTCGAAGGGATCAGATGGCATGACGGCCGCCTCTGGGTGTCCGATTTCTATACGCGCACCGTCATCTGCTCGAACGCCTCGGGAACCCAGCTTGAGACCACGTTGATACCGGATCAGCCCTCCGGACTCGGCTGGCTCCCGGACGGAAGACTTCTGGTCGCCGGACAACTCGAGCGAAAGATATTCCGGGTCGAACCGACTGGAAAGGTGGTCGTTCACGCTGACCTCTCCGACCTGGTTTCTGGCCACCTGAACGACATGTTCGTCGACCAGTCAGGTCGGGCATACGTCGGAGAGTTTGGCTTCGACCTGCACCGTGGAGAAACACCACGTCCCGGAAATCTCATCCGTGTCGATACTGACGGCCAAGCCACGGTGGCCGCCAGCGACCTGTGGTTCCCGAATGGGATTGTCGCTGCTGACAGCGGGAACACTCTGATTGTCGCCGAATCCATGGCCAATCGGCTGACCGCTTTTGCCGTCGGTGAGGACGGCTCACTCAATGGCCGGTCTACGTGGGCAAGCTATGGGCCGCCGCCCCCCACCGGCGACGTCGCCACGTTGCTAGCCACGACAGATGTCGCTCCCGATGGAATTGCCGTCGATGCGGAGGGCGCTGTCTGGGCGGCCGACCCATCACACAACAGGGTGGTCCGGATATCACGCGGGGGCCAAATCACCGATGAGATCTCCACCGGTGATCTCGGGCCCTACTCCTGCGTCCTGGGCGGCGCCGATGGACGAACTCTGTACATTTGCGCTTCCCCGTCCTTTCTCGAACACGAATGCCGCGATACACGCAACGCAGTCGTCTTAGCTACTGAAGTGGAGGTCGCCGGATGGTGA
- a CDS encoding acyl-CoA synthetase yields the protein MDTGIGSWIAGRAFRDPDRIALVDGDTGRRRSYGELHERTNALADALTRLGVRRGDRIALLAMNSPEFLEVMLAGAKMGAITVPINFRLSADEVRYVLEDSGATVFVHSAQLAEVASAASRGLMLRFVLEIPSSVERAAQASSAYEEFLSTGSTETLERDVAEEDVTLIMYTSGTTGVPKGAMITHRNLLWQTLHMITLAKGLNSYDVTVTAAPLFHIGGLATHTLPLLYLGGTTVIVESFDPAQTVELMEREKVTVMFLVASMWTAVSLLPDLDTKDLSAVKYAISGGAPLPLPTLEFFDERGWVFTEGYGLTESTCASCFLAPEYVVSKAGSVGHPVTHQRMRLVDDTDRDVAVGEVGEILLQGPNIFAGYWGRPRETADAFRGGWFHTGDLARADSQGFLTLVDRKKDMVITGGENVYPIEVEQVLFRHPEVLEAAVIGLPDNKWGESVTAIVVRTPESTLTEEELIAWTRERLAHFKCPRRIEFVEELPRNATGKLLKRDLRRARTGSAESVSR from the coding sequence ATGGACACAGGTATCGGGTCGTGGATTGCAGGCCGAGCATTCCGCGATCCTGACAGGATCGCCCTGGTGGACGGAGACACCGGTCGTCGACGCAGCTACGGGGAGCTTCATGAACGCACCAACGCGCTGGCGGATGCCCTGACACGTCTCGGCGTGCGCAGAGGCGATCGAATCGCTTTGTTGGCGATGAACAGCCCGGAATTTCTTGAAGTGATGCTCGCTGGCGCCAAGATGGGTGCGATCACCGTTCCCATCAATTTCAGGCTTTCGGCCGACGAAGTTCGCTACGTGCTGGAGGACTCGGGGGCGACAGTGTTCGTGCACTCTGCTCAATTGGCCGAAGTAGCTTCCGCCGCCTCCAGGGGGCTGATGCTTCGATTCGTGCTGGAGATTCCCTCTTCCGTCGAACGCGCAGCTCAGGCCAGCTCCGCCTATGAAGAGTTCCTGTCCACGGGATCCACCGAAACGCTCGAACGAGATGTCGCGGAAGAGGACGTCACGCTGATCATGTACACCTCTGGGACCACGGGGGTGCCCAAGGGTGCAATGATCACGCACCGCAACCTCTTGTGGCAGACCCTCCACATGATCACTCTCGCTAAAGGGCTCAACAGCTACGACGTGACCGTTACTGCGGCGCCGCTGTTCCACATCGGTGGCCTCGCGACACACACTCTGCCTTTGCTGTATCTGGGCGGAACGACGGTAATAGTCGAATCCTTTGACCCGGCACAGACCGTTGAGCTGATGGAGCGCGAGAAGGTAACCGTCATGTTCCTTGTGGCCTCGATGTGGACGGCCGTAAGCCTCCTGCCTGACCTGGACACGAAAGACCTCAGCGCAGTGAAGTATGCGATTTCAGGGGGAGCACCACTTCCACTACCAACCCTGGAGTTTTTCGACGAACGTGGTTGGGTCTTCACCGAAGGCTACGGACTCACCGAATCAACCTGCGCTTCTTGCTTTTTGGCCCCGGAGTACGTGGTTTCCAAAGCCGGTTCAGTTGGCCACCCGGTCACCCACCAGCGGATGCGGCTGGTTGACGACACGGACCGCGACGTAGCGGTTGGAGAGGTTGGGGAGATCCTACTTCAGGGACCCAACATCTTCGCAGGATATTGGGGCCGTCCTCGCGAAACCGCAGATGCCTTCCGCGGCGGCTGGTTCCATACCGGCGATCTGGCACGCGCCGACAGCCAGGGATTCCTCACCCTGGTTGACCGCAAGAAGGACATGGTGATCACGGGCGGTGAAAACGTATATCCCATCGAAGTGGAACAGGTTCTTTTTCGCCACCCCGAAGTGCTCGAGGCGGCGGTCATTGGACTTCCCGACAACAAATGGGGCGAATCCGTGACCGCAATTGTGGTTCGGACCCCGGAGTCAACACTCACGGAAGAAGAGTTGATCGCCTGGACCCGCGAACGGCTCGCGCACTTCAAGTGCCCACGCCGCATCGAATTTGTCGAGGAGCTCCCACGCAACGCCACCGGAAAACTCCTCAAGCGCGACCTACGTCGTGCCCGGACAGGCAGTGCGGAGTCTGTCAGCCGATGA
- a CDS encoding acyl-CoA dehydrogenase family protein codes for MNLPVDDVAADRKALAELAEQFARREVLDNIDEWERSGELPRSLHKAAGAAGLLGLGFPDALGGGGTQLDLMTVFEQMIHSGVPTGVLASLFSHTIALPSLVKHGSEDLHRRYVIPTLEGEMIGALGLTEPGGGSDVAALRTKAVRDGDHYVINGSKTFITSGVRADFVTVAARTGASGNKGISLFVVDADTPGFTVSRKLEKMGWLSSDTAELSFVDVRVPASNLIGQENGGFRQLMEQLQSERLTMAVECTAVARRCLDLTIEWVRNRHTFGEPLSSRQVVRHKIAEMARQTDVASNYVWSTATRWAAGEDVSTEVAMAKNTAVYAVEYVAHEAVQLHGGMGFMRECEVERHYRDIRVMGIGGGTNEIMNDVIAKRIGL; via the coding sequence ATGAATCTCCCCGTAGATGATGTTGCTGCCGATCGCAAGGCTCTCGCAGAGCTTGCTGAACAATTCGCGCGCCGGGAAGTGCTGGACAACATTGACGAGTGGGAGCGGAGCGGTGAGCTGCCGCGTTCGCTCCACAAGGCGGCTGGTGCTGCCGGCTTGCTGGGACTGGGTTTCCCCGACGCCCTCGGCGGCGGCGGAACTCAGTTGGATTTAATGACTGTGTTCGAACAGATGATCCACAGCGGTGTGCCCACTGGGGTTCTCGCATCACTTTTTTCCCACACGATCGCGTTGCCCTCGCTTGTTAAGCATGGCTCCGAGGATCTTCATCGACGGTACGTGATTCCGACGCTGGAGGGGGAGATGATCGGCGCGCTAGGGCTCACGGAGCCGGGCGGCGGTTCCGACGTCGCGGCATTGCGGACCAAGGCTGTACGTGATGGCGATCATTATGTGATCAATGGGTCCAAGACCTTCATCACCTCGGGGGTGCGCGCGGACTTCGTCACTGTCGCGGCAAGGACGGGAGCCTCCGGAAACAAGGGCATTTCGTTGTTCGTGGTTGATGCGGACACTCCTGGCTTCACCGTGTCGCGGAAGCTCGAAAAAATGGGATGGCTGAGCTCGGACACCGCCGAACTCTCCTTCGTCGACGTGCGGGTCCCGGCATCGAACCTTATCGGCCAGGAGAATGGTGGATTCCGCCAGCTCATGGAACAGTTGCAGTCCGAGCGGCTCACGATGGCGGTCGAATGCACCGCTGTCGCACGGCGCTGCCTGGACCTCACCATCGAGTGGGTCCGCAACAGGCATACCTTTGGTGAACCGCTGTCAAGCCGACAGGTTGTACGCCACAAAATTGCGGAAATGGCCCGTCAGACTGACGTTGCGAGCAACTACGTGTGGTCCACCGCGACGCGGTGGGCAGCTGGCGAGGACGTCAGCACTGAGGTTGCAATGGCGAAAAACACCGCTGTGTATGCGGTTGAATACGTAGCCCACGAGGCTGTTCAGTTGCACGGCGGTATGGGCTTTATGCGCGAGTGCGAGGTCGAGCGTCACTACCGTGATATCCGCGTTATGGGAATCGGGGGCGGCACGAACGAAATCATGAACGACGTGATCGCCAAGCGGATCGGGCTGTGA
- a CDS encoding acyl-CoA carboxylase subunit beta — MSVLASKLDTSTPQYLADRESMLGALAGLADLSRTVVAAGSDKAVSRHRDRGKLLARERVDLLLDEDTPLLELSSFAGAHESEEHPGARLITGIGQVSGVECVIIANESTVKGGSLSPSAVAKQLRALDIAERNRLPVVSLVESGGADLPQQADIFVPGGRTFRELTRLSAAGIPTIALVFGSSTAGGAYIPGMSEYTVFVEGAAAVYLGGPPLVKMATGEDIDDEALGGADMHARVSGLADYLAVDERDALRIGRQIVADLGWHKAGPEPTLSPDMPVLPADELLGVASSDPKRPMDVREVLARVLDGSRFNEFKPLYGRQLVCGWGSLAGYPVGVLANNGILFSAESQKASHFIQLANARNIPLLFVQNITGFMVGSAAERGGIIKDGAKLINAVSNSKVPHLTLMVGASYGAGNYGMSGRSYDPRFVFTWPNHRIAVMGGPQLAGVMSIISRRAAERANRPYDEDMDLQIRQRTEQMIDEQSSAVYATGRLWDDGVIDPRHTRTVLGLALSAVHSGPIEGATHFAPFRM, encoded by the coding sequence ATGAGTGTGCTGGCATCGAAACTGGATACATCCACCCCGCAGTATCTGGCGGATCGCGAGAGCATGCTCGGCGCACTGGCCGGCCTGGCCGACCTGTCCCGGACGGTCGTCGCCGCGGGCAGCGACAAGGCCGTATCCCGTCACCGGGATCGCGGCAAACTTCTGGCCCGTGAGCGCGTCGACCTATTGCTGGACGAGGACACGCCGCTATTGGAGCTCTCGAGTTTCGCCGGCGCCCATGAAAGCGAAGAACATCCTGGCGCCCGGTTGATCACCGGAATCGGCCAGGTCAGCGGAGTCGAGTGCGTGATCATCGCCAACGAGTCCACCGTGAAGGGTGGCTCGCTGAGCCCGAGCGCGGTAGCAAAACAGTTGCGGGCGTTGGACATCGCAGAACGTAACCGCCTACCGGTGGTGAGTCTGGTCGAGTCCGGCGGCGCCGACTTGCCACAGCAGGCCGACATCTTCGTTCCGGGCGGACGAACATTCCGGGAGCTGACGAGGCTCTCAGCTGCAGGTATTCCAACCATAGCGTTGGTCTTCGGTAGCTCCACCGCCGGCGGCGCCTATATACCAGGGATGAGCGAATACACCGTGTTCGTAGAAGGCGCTGCTGCGGTGTACCTGGGCGGCCCTCCTTTGGTCAAAATGGCCACGGGCGAGGATATCGATGATGAAGCCCTCGGTGGAGCCGACATGCATGCCCGGGTTTCCGGGCTTGCCGACTATTTAGCTGTGGACGAGAGGGACGCACTGCGTATCGGCCGACAGATCGTCGCCGACCTCGGATGGCACAAGGCCGGGCCCGAGCCCACGCTTTCTCCTGACATGCCAGTTTTGCCTGCAGACGAGTTGCTGGGTGTTGCCTCATCGGATCCCAAGAGGCCAATGGACGTGCGCGAAGTCCTGGCTAGAGTCCTCGACGGTTCCCGGTTCAATGAATTCAAACCTCTCTACGGCCGCCAGCTGGTCTGCGGCTGGGGTTCGCTGGCCGGCTATCCAGTCGGCGTACTTGCGAACAACGGCATCTTGTTCTCCGCCGAGTCGCAGAAAGCGTCCCACTTCATTCAGCTCGCCAACGCTCGAAACATTCCTCTGTTGTTCGTACAGAACATCACCGGTTTCATGGTCGGCAGTGCCGCGGAACGGGGTGGAATCATCAAGGACGGTGCCAAGCTGATAAATGCGGTATCCAACTCCAAAGTGCCTCACTTGACGTTGATGGTTGGCGCATCCTACGGGGCCGGAAACTACGGAATGTCCGGTCGCTCTTACGATCCACGCTTTGTCTTCACCTGGCCCAACCATCGGATCGCAGTAATGGGCGGACCTCAGCTGGCCGGCGTCATGTCGATCATTTCGCGGAGGGCCGCCGAGCGGGCCAACCGCCCCTATGACGAGGACATGGACCTCCAGATACGCCAGAGGACTGAGCAAATGATTGATGAACAGTCCAGTGCGGTCTACGCCACCGGACGGTTATGGGATGACGGAGTAATAGACCCCCGGCACACCCGGACCGTTCTCGGGCTTGCCCTGTCCGCTGTGCACTCCGGACCAATTGAGGGTGCGACTCACTTCGCGCCCTTCCGAATGTGA
- a CDS encoding acetyl/propionyl/methylcrotonyl-CoA carboxylase subunit alpha, with protein sequence MIANRGEIARRVIRTARTMGIRTVAVYSDIDRNAPHVTDADMAVSLGGSSATESYLDAGKILAAARSAGADAVHPGYGFLSENAEFARACVEAGLIFVGPAPDSIETMGLKDRAKDVARAAGVPVLPDAVITDDDHSSWQAAAELVGFPLLVKATAGGGGKGMRRVDGPTELIDAIDGARREASSSFGNPTVFLERLLASPRHIEIQVFGDSHGNAVHLLERECSVQRRHQKVIEEAPSPAVNSALRNRMGETAVSLVRKLGYLGAGTVEYLLDDSEAEPHFYFLEMNTRLQVEHPVTEEITGIDLVRLQLQVAAGHPLGLTQDDIKPVGHAVEVRLYAEDTRRNFLPTPGRLHRYRHASVPEIRYEDGIAPAGEVSPFYDPMLAKVIAHAPTRTEAALRLSRALAGMQIHGTTTNRDFLAAALAAPDFLAGDTHTDFIDLHPDLCFAGPATPEPVHLAAAIAVTVARRRLTDRLTRFAPPGFRMLHGHPPAHTRWSTIGGDGERDLAYKLSASSGEAELKLTIDGVNHKFTLLDLSPDGVRVRTNDLEHACSVALHADGSIWVNDSSGQRGWMPQPRLPEPLSDTALGGPASEMSGTVVAVRVKVGDKVSAGAPLVVLESMKMEHAVLAAAEGIIDAVHVKLGQYVEAAMPVVSIVSEVES encoded by the coding sequence TTGATTGCCAACCGCGGCGAAATTGCACGCCGTGTTATTCGGACAGCTCGTACCATGGGTATCCGGACCGTCGCCGTCTATTCTGATATCGACCGAAACGCCCCGCACGTCACCGACGCCGATATGGCCGTTTCCCTCGGCGGCTCCAGCGCCACGGAATCCTACCTGGACGCTGGCAAGATCCTTGCAGCAGCGCGCAGCGCTGGGGCCGACGCAGTCCACCCCGGGTACGGTTTCCTCTCGGAGAACGCCGAATTCGCACGCGCCTGTGTCGAGGCCGGACTAATCTTCGTCGGGCCCGCACCGGATTCCATCGAAACTATGGGTCTGAAGGATCGCGCCAAAGATGTAGCCCGCGCAGCCGGAGTTCCGGTCCTACCGGACGCCGTCATCACAGACGACGACCACAGTTCCTGGCAAGCCGCAGCTGAATTGGTGGGCTTTCCCCTCCTGGTCAAAGCGACTGCAGGAGGCGGCGGAAAGGGTATGAGGCGGGTCGATGGGCCGACGGAGCTTATTGATGCTATCGACGGCGCCCGTCGGGAGGCGTCTAGCTCCTTCGGCAACCCCACCGTGTTCCTGGAGCGCCTGCTTGCCTCCCCTCGCCACATAGAGATCCAGGTATTCGGCGATTCTCACGGAAATGCTGTACACCTGCTCGAACGGGAGTGTTCCGTGCAGCGCCGGCACCAGAAGGTTATCGAGGAAGCCCCGTCGCCGGCCGTCAACTCAGCCCTGCGGAACCGTATGGGCGAGACTGCCGTGTCGCTTGTCCGCAAACTCGGCTACCTCGGAGCCGGCACTGTGGAATACCTGCTGGACGACTCGGAGGCGGAGCCTCACTTCTACTTCCTCGAAATGAATACACGGCTGCAAGTCGAGCATCCGGTCACCGAGGAGATAACCGGGATCGACCTCGTACGACTGCAACTGCAAGTCGCAGCAGGACACCCTCTCGGGCTTACCCAGGACGACATCAAACCCGTGGGCCATGCGGTGGAAGTGCGACTCTATGCAGAGGACACCCGCCGCAACTTCTTGCCCACCCCTGGCCGGCTGCACCGTTACCGCCACGCCTCCGTACCCGAAATCCGCTATGAAGACGGCATCGCCCCCGCCGGAGAAGTCTCGCCGTTCTATGACCCGATGCTCGCCAAAGTCATCGCACACGCACCAACGCGAACCGAAGCCGCCCTACGGTTGTCACGTGCTCTGGCCGGTATGCAGATTCACGGAACAACCACCAACCGCGATTTCCTCGCAGCCGCGCTGGCGGCACCGGACTTCCTGGCAGGCGATACCCATACGGACTTCATTGACCTGCACCCGGATCTGTGCTTCGCGGGTCCAGCAACTCCCGAGCCCGTCCATCTTGCCGCAGCAATCGCCGTCACCGTCGCCCGCCGTCGGCTGACCGATCGGCTCACAAGGTTCGCTCCGCCCGGGTTCCGCATGCTTCACGGCCACCCCCCCGCCCACACACGCTGGTCGACTATCGGCGGCGACGGCGAAAGGGACCTCGCCTACAAGCTCAGCGCTTCGTCGGGCGAGGCGGAACTGAAGTTGACCATCGACGGCGTGAACCATAAATTCACGCTGCTCGATCTATCTCCCGACGGCGTCCGAGTACGCACGAACGACCTGGAGCATGCCTGCTCGGTTGCCCTCCACGCAGATGGCTCAATCTGGGTCAATGATTCCAGCGGCCAGCGCGGATGGATGCCGCAGCCGAGGTTGCCTGAGCCCCTAAGCGACACTGCGCTTGGCGGTCCCGCGTCGGAAATGTCGGGCACGGTGGTTGCAGTCCGGGTAAAGGTCGGAGACAAAGTCTCGGCCGGAGCGCCCCTGGTAGTGCTGGAGTCAATGAAGATGGAACACGCAGTACTCGCAGCGGCTGAAGGCATCATCGATGCGGTTCACGTGAAGTTGGGGCAATACGTCGAAGCGGCGATGCCGGTCGTTTCTATAGTCTCGGAGGTCGAATCATGA